The following are encoded together in the Pseudodesulfovibrio indicus genome:
- a CDS encoding Fur family transcriptional regulator, which translates to MAHEMGFRLSKQRKVILEELQKVKTHPTADEVYDMVRKIIPRISLGTVYRNLEFLSSKGLVLKLGAPGEQKRFDGTPEPHPHIRCEVCTAVADVECEIEIPIIPESCTSGYRVLSTNVEFVGICPKCQAAQQ; encoded by the coding sequence ATGGCACATGAAATGGGTTTCAGGCTTTCCAAACAGCGGAAAGTGATCCTGGAAGAACTACAGAAGGTCAAGACCCATCCCACGGCGGACGAGGTCTACGACATGGTGCGCAAGATCATTCCCAGGATCAGCCTGGGCACGGTCTATCGCAACCTCGAATTTCTTTCGTCCAAGGGGTTGGTCCTCAAGCTCGGTGCTCCCGGTGAACAGAAGCGGTTCGACGGCACCCCTGAACCGCACCCGCATATCCGGTGCGAGGTCTGTACCGCCGTGGCCGACGTGGAATGCGAAATCGAGATCCCCATCATCCCGGAATCCTGCACCAGCGGCTACAGGGTGCTTTCCACCAACGTGGAGTTCGTGGGCATCTGCCCCAAATGCCAGGCTGCGCAGCAGTAG
- the rbr gene encoding rubrerythrin → MSLKGTQTEKNILTAFIGESQARNKYTYFASVAKKEGYVQISKIFEETANHEKEHAKRLFKFLEGGDVEITAAFPAGVIGNTLDNLRAAAAGEHEEYSEMYPDFAKVARAEGFAEIAAVMENIAVAERYHEERYKSLIANIENDRVFVKDEEITWRCQNCGYNHKGSTAPVKCPACDHPQAHFEIKDTNW, encoded by the coding sequence ATGTCGCTGAAAGGAACGCAGACCGAAAAGAACATTCTTACCGCCTTCATCGGCGAGTCGCAGGCTCGCAATAAATACACCTACTTTGCCAGCGTAGCCAAGAAAGAAGGTTACGTGCAGATTTCCAAGATTTTCGAAGAGACCGCCAACCACGAGAAAGAACATGCCAAGCGGCTGTTCAAGTTCCTCGAGGGCGGCGACGTCGAGATCACCGCCGCCTTCCCGGCGGGCGTCATCGGCAACACCCTGGACAACCTGCGCGCCGCCGCCGCAGGCGAGCACGAGGAGTACTCCGAGATGTACCCCGACTTCGCCAAGGTCGCCCGCGCCGAGGGTTTCGCGGAGATCGCCGCGGTCATGGAAAACATCGCCGTGGCCGAGCGCTACCACGAGGAGCGCTACAAGTCGCTCATCGCCAACATCGAGAACGATCGCGTCTTCGTCAAAGACGAGGAGATCACCTGGCGCTGCCAGAACTGCGGTTACAACCACAAGGGTTCCACCGCTCCGGTCAAATGCCCGGCCTGCGACCACCCCCAGGCCCATTTCGAAATCAAGGACACCAACTGGTAA
- a CDS encoding FprA family A-type flavoprotein has translation MRPVEIKEGIFWIGAVDWNRRNFHGYSKSHMGTTYNNYLIMDEKVTLVDTVAEEFWGTLQCNLAQVLGDRKIDYFVVNHLEPDHAGCLALAVEKYRPEKIYTSPMGQKAMKAHFQYQEWPVEVVPTGTNISIGKRTLSFIETRMLHWPDSMLTYCPEEKLAFTNDAFGQNWATSERWADQVDRAKLEELMKTYYANIVLPYSPVVLKTLAGIRDMGLELATICPDHGLMFRGEDCAWAMDKYQEYAEQKPKNKAVIVYDTMWHSTEKMAEAVASGLADEGVSVRLMSMKSNHHSDVMTEVFDAAAVIVGSPTHNNGILPLMADMLTYMKGLRPQHKIGSAVGSFGWSGECVKVLTQWLEDMNMEVIEPIKTQFIPTHDVLGKCYEQGKQIAAAIKAKL, from the coding sequence ATGAGACCTGTTGAAATCAAAGAAGGAATTTTCTGGATCGGTGCGGTGGACTGGAACCGCCGCAACTTCCACGGCTATTCCAAGTCGCATATGGGCACCACCTACAACAACTACCTCATCATGGACGAGAAGGTGACCCTGGTCGACACCGTGGCCGAGGAATTCTGGGGAACCCTCCAGTGCAACCTCGCCCAGGTGCTCGGCGACCGCAAGATCGACTACTTCGTTGTCAACCACCTGGAGCCGGACCACGCGGGCTGCCTGGCCCTGGCCGTGGAGAAATACCGCCCCGAGAAGATCTACACCTCGCCCATGGGACAGAAGGCCATGAAGGCCCACTTCCAGTACCAGGAATGGCCCGTCGAGGTCGTGCCCACCGGCACCAATATTTCCATCGGCAAGCGGACCCTGTCCTTCATCGAGACCCGCATGCTCCACTGGCCCGACTCCATGCTGACCTACTGCCCGGAGGAGAAGCTGGCCTTCACCAACGACGCCTTCGGCCAGAACTGGGCCACCTCCGAACGCTGGGCCGACCAGGTTGATCGCGCCAAGCTCGAAGAGCTGATGAAGACCTACTACGCCAACATCGTCCTGCCGTATTCCCCGGTGGTGCTCAAAACCCTGGCCGGTATCCGCGACATGGGTCTCGAGCTCGCCACCATCTGCCCGGACCACGGCCTCATGTTCCGCGGCGAGGACTGCGCCTGGGCCATGGACAAGTACCAGGAGTACGCCGAGCAGAAGCCGAAGAACAAGGCGGTCATCGTGTATGACACCATGTGGCACTCCACCGAGAAGATGGCCGAAGCCGTGGCCTCGGGCCTGGCCGACGAGGGCGTGTCCGTGCGCCTCATGTCCATGAAGAGCAACCACCACTCCGACGTGATGACCGAGGTCTTCGACGCCGCCGCCGTCATCGTCGGTTCGCCGACCCACAACAACGGAATCCTGCCGCTGATGGCGGATATGCTGACCTACATGAAGGGGCTGCGGCCGCAGCACAAGATCGGCTCCGCCGTGGGTTCGTTCGGCTGGTCCGGCGAGTGCGTGAAGGTGCTGACCCAGTGGCTGGAGGATATGAACATGGAAGTGATCGAGCCGATCAAGACCCAGTTCATTCCGACCCACGATGTGTTGGGTAAGTGCTATGAGCAGGGGAAGCAGATCGCGGCGGCCATCAAGGCCAAGCTGTAG
- a CDS encoding OmpA family protein, whose translation MTHSRKLILFMLAAMLTFSFAFAATANAKMVKKVDNFILFLDQSGSMAMKNADGMKKIEKAKSDMLALNQAIPALDYNSAVILFAPFEVQCSPKPYSEATVAAAVSAVDTEFGIFNRQTPMGNGLADINPTLGQLSGKTALIIFTDGESNIGTDPVAVAQDMASKYGSNLCVHVVSYADSAKGQAVVDGIRSAFSCSVAADGATFADANALSKYARDVFYDEVADPAPAPAPVVVAPAPTKEVVTFNLNFGFDKYQITDEMIPVLEQAKMILEEDASATYEISGHTDSTGTEEYNQGLSERRANSVMEWLVANGISADRLEAKGYGELSPKYDNTTKEGRKLNRRVEIQTK comes from the coding sequence ATGACACATTCTAGAAAACTGATTTTGTTCATGCTGGCCGCGATGTTGACTTTCTCCTTCGCGTTTGCCGCCACCGCCAACGCCAAGATGGTCAAGAAAGTCGATAACTTCATCTTGTTCCTCGACCAGTCCGGCTCCATGGCCATGAAGAATGCCGACGGCATGAAAAAGATTGAAAAGGCCAAGAGCGACATGCTCGCGCTGAACCAGGCCATCCCCGCCCTGGACTACAATTCCGCGGTAATCCTGTTCGCGCCGTTCGAGGTGCAGTGCTCGCCCAAGCCCTATTCCGAGGCCACCGTGGCCGCAGCGGTCTCCGCCGTGGACACCGAGTTCGGCATCTTCAACCGCCAGACCCCCATGGGCAACGGCCTGGCCGACATCAACCCGACCCTGGGCCAGCTGTCCGGCAAGACCGCGCTGATCATTTTCACCGACGGCGAGTCCAACATCGGCACCGACCCGGTTGCCGTGGCCCAGGACATGGCCTCCAAGTACGGCAGCAACCTGTGCGTGCACGTTGTCAGCTACGCCGACTCCGCCAAGGGACAGGCCGTTGTTGACGGCATCCGCTCCGCCTTCTCCTGCTCCGTGGCCGCCGACGGCGCCACCTTCGCCGACGCCAACGCCCTGAGCAAGTACGCCCGCGACGTCTTCTACGACGAAGTCGCCGACCCGGCCCCGGCTCCGGCCCCGGTTGTCGTCGCCCCGGCCCCGACCAAGGAAGTGGTTACCTTCAACCTGAACTTCGGCTTCGACAAGTACCAGATCACCGACGAGATGATCCCCGTGCTCGAGCAGGCCAAGATGATCCTCGAGGAAGACGCTTCCGCCACCTACGAGATCTCCGGCCACACCGACTCCACCGGTACCGAGGAGTACAACCAGGGACTGTCCGAGCGCCGCGCCAATTCCGTCATGGAATGGCTGGTTGCCAACGGCATCTCCGCCGACCGCCTGGAAGCCAAGGGGTACGGCGAGCTGAGCCCGAAGTACGACAACACCACCAAGGAAGGCCGCAAGCTCAACCGCAGGGTTGAAATCCAGACCAAGTAG
- a CDS encoding desulfoferrodoxin, whose amino-acid sequence MAIKLGEVYKCNTCGNIVMAIHEGGGDLVCCGEDMVLMTENTVDAAKEKHVPVIVRDGDKVTVKVGEVAHPMEEKHYIEWIELQVGDVVLTKMLKPGEKPEAEFCICGLSGPLKAREYCNIHGLWAATA is encoded by the coding sequence ATGGCTATCAAACTGGGCGAAGTGTACAAATGTAATACCTGCGGCAATATCGTCATGGCCATTCACGAAGGCGGCGGCGACCTGGTCTGCTGCGGAGAGGACATGGTTCTGATGACCGAGAACACCGTTGACGCGGCCAAGGAAAAGCACGTCCCCGTCATCGTCCGCGACGGCGACAAGGTCACCGTCAAGGTCGGCGAAGTCGCGCACCCCATGGAAGAGAAACATTACATCGAGTGGATCGAGCTCCAGGTGGGCGACGTGGTCCTGACCAAGATGCTCAAGCCCGGCGAAAAACCCGAGGCCGAGTTCTGCATCTGCGGTCTCTCCGGCCCGCTCAAGGCCCGCGAGTACTGCAACATCCACGGCCTGTGGGCCGCCACCGCGTAA
- the rfaD gene encoding ADP-glyceromanno-heptose 6-epimerase, with protein sequence MYIVTGGAGFIGSAMVWKLNTMGIDDILVVDNLSTSEKWNNLVGLKYQDYLHRDQFLKFILEGDDPFETDAVVHMGACSSTTELNADFLMENNYRFTQYVCRFCMEHGARFVNASSAATYGNGECGFDDNHDGIDRLRPLNMYGYSKQLFDLWAKDAGILDQIVSLKFFNVFGPNEYHKDDMRSVICKAHSQILETGKLKLFKSYRPEYPDGGQKRDFVYIKDCVDIMAWFLENRDKGGIFNIGTGTARTWNDLANAVFAAMDREPVIEYIPMPETIRDKYQYFTQANMDKLKAAGCPVEMTSLEDGAADYVRNYLDKDDRYLRSR encoded by the coding sequence ATGTACATAGTCACCGGCGGCGCGGGATTCATCGGCAGCGCCATGGTCTGGAAGCTCAACACCATGGGCATCGACGACATTCTGGTGGTGGACAATTTGTCCACCAGCGAGAAGTGGAACAACCTGGTGGGCCTGAAATATCAGGATTACCTGCACCGCGATCAGTTCCTCAAGTTCATCCTCGAAGGGGACGACCCGTTCGAGACCGACGCCGTGGTCCACATGGGCGCGTGCTCCTCCACCACCGAATTGAACGCGGACTTCCTGATGGAGAACAACTACCGCTTCACCCAGTACGTCTGCCGGTTCTGCATGGAGCACGGGGCGCGGTTCGTGAACGCATCGTCCGCCGCCACCTACGGCAACGGCGAGTGCGGCTTCGACGACAACCATGACGGCATCGACCGGTTGCGCCCCCTGAACATGTACGGCTACTCCAAGCAGCTCTTCGACCTCTGGGCCAAGGACGCGGGCATCCTCGACCAGATCGTTTCGCTCAAGTTCTTCAATGTCTTCGGCCCCAACGAGTACCACAAGGACGACATGCGCTCGGTCATCTGCAAGGCGCACAGCCAGATTCTGGAGACCGGCAAGCTCAAGCTGTTCAAGTCCTACCGCCCGGAGTATCCGGACGGCGGCCAGAAGCGGGACTTCGTGTACATCAAGGACTGCGTGGACATCATGGCCTGGTTTTTGGAGAACCGGGACAAGGGCGGCATCTTCAACATCGGTACGGGAACTGCAAGAACATGGAATGATTTGGCGAATGCGGTTTTTGCCGCCATGGACCGCGAGCCGGTCATCGAGTACATCCCGATGCCGGAGACGATCCGGGACAAATACCAGTATTTCACCCAGGCGAACATGGACAAGCTCAAGGCGGCAGGCTGCCCGGTGGAGATGACTTCCCTGGAGGATGGGGCCGCGGATTACGTCCGGAATTACCTGGACAAAGACGACAGATACCTCAGGTCCAGATAG
- a CDS encoding YwbE family protein, which translates to MDGRKRADIKPGMLVDIVLKKDQRTGALTRGTVANLLTKSPTHPHGIKVRLTDGQVGRVKAVLGQSEG; encoded by the coding sequence ATGGACGGACGAAAACGCGCCGACATCAAACCCGGCATGCTCGTGGACATCGTGCTCAAGAAGGACCAGCGCACCGGCGCGCTGACCCGCGGCACCGTGGCCAACCTGCTGACCAAATCCCCCACCCACCCCCACGGCATCAAGGTCCGGTTGACCGACGGCCAGGTGGGCAGGGTCAAGGCCGTCCTCGGCCAGAGCGAGGGTTGA
- a CDS encoding YaiI/YqxD family protein, with protein MRIWVDADACPNAIKDILFRAAQRRSVEMILVANTTLQVPPSPLITAIRVDAGFNEADNEIAARVAPGDLVITADIPLADAIVTKGATGLNPRGELYTEDNVKGLLRMRNLMEELRSGGLAQGGPPPLGPKDKQAFTNQLDRYLTKHA; from the coding sequence ATGCGCATCTGGGTCGACGCAGACGCCTGCCCCAACGCCATCAAGGATATCCTCTTCCGCGCCGCACAGCGCCGGTCCGTGGAGATGATCCTGGTGGCCAACACCACCCTCCAGGTACCGCCCTCACCGCTCATCACCGCCATCCGCGTGGACGCGGGCTTCAACGAGGCCGACAACGAAATCGCCGCCCGCGTGGCCCCCGGCGACCTGGTCATCACCGCCGACATCCCCCTGGCCGACGCCATCGTCACCAAAGGCGCCACCGGCCTCAACCCGCGCGGCGAACTCTACACCGAAGACAACGTCAAAGGGCTGCTGCGCATGCGCAACCTCATGGAAGAACTCCGCTCCGGCGGCCTGGCCCAAGGCGGCCCCCCGCCGCTCGGCCCCAAAGACAAACAAGCCTTCACCAACCAGCTCGACCGCTACCTCACCAAACACGCCTGA